The stretch of DNA TGATGGATTAGAATGAAAatgtgagagaaaaaaaaattaaaggatgattatgttaattgaaaaataaaattgagaagatttattcttttcatttttcatatGTTCAATATAAAGATacaatgatttaaaaaaatgtattttgctgtttgtttattttattccttgaaggacaaaaatattaacaaatatatatttgttaatatttcTAGTTATATTCTATCTGAATTGTTTTATCTAAGTCGTACaagaatatcataaaaaaacttCTACTCTTGAATAGAAGGAAAAAGTTTTATTATGCTTATATTAGAACGAGATTATTAGTCTCATTgtctaaaagaagaaaatggataGTTTAGGTAGTATTAATCAACTAAcatatattctattttaattagacCTAGATAAAGTTgaagtaataaaataattggACGGATTATTATGAATATTGTCGATCATGgctaaattgatataaattaaaaatatgtttattcttttttttttaaatgcaaaTGTTTGTGCACTATGTGAGTGAGTCTCCCACAAGAAAAGGGGTTGCTTTGAAAGGTGTGTGGTGAGCAATTTTTGTGAGTGTACGTGCATGTTTGGTTGAGGTTGTAATCATGATTCAATCTCCAATATTATGAGTCTGACCCCAATTATTTTGTGGGCTACACCTACACTTACATACCCTACTTCCTCAAAACCCTATATACTTCCAACTTAGCTTACTTCCTTTGCTTCAACCTTATAACTTATAACCtcactcatttaatttattctattcaCTCCCTAAATCATGCttcatattattatttagtATCTCTTCTCTTGTTTTCACTTTACTTAATTACCCTTTTATCCTACAACTTGTATAAATCACCAAAAcctcttgttcttgttcttctccctcttcttcattttgaattttttgatatGGAGGGGCAAGCAGCTAAACGGAGGCGCGTGTACTCGATTGAACCCAAGAAAGTGGTAGAAGAAGCAGTGTTTACAAGGAATTACATGAACTATTTGGTTCCGgcattgatgaagatcaaggcGGGAAAAAGGAGTAGCCATTGTTGTGAGATTCAGAATGTTGTGAAGCATGAAGTGGACATGGCAATGGTGTTCTCGGCACAAGGTTTTGCATGGAGTAATGCTCTCAAAGCCAACCTTCAAAGGTACCAAAATGAACATAGTAGTAGTAGTGGTGGTCCAATAATaactagtaataataataataaccctaGTAATAGTAGTTCAAAATCCATCAAGTATGTTAATAAGGACATAAAAGGAGAAGAatatgaagatgggtttatcaataataataataataataataataataataataataataataataataataataataatagcaagTTGAGGTGCTTAAGAAGGTTGATACCCGGTGGAGAAGATATGTGCAATGAACAAATGGTTGAAGAATTAGAGAGCTATATAAGCTGTTTGAAAATGCAGGTCAATGTTCTTCAATACCTTGCAGACAAaaattgttgattttatttaatttatatatatcatcTTTTTGTTATATATTGTTTTCATGTTATATTGTTTTATATATTGTATTGTATTATTGCAATTTGAAATATGAGCCATATTGTAAATATATACTTTTAAAGTTGTTTATTAAGGTATGTATTAGATGGGAAAAGAAAAGTTGGAGGATCGGAGAGTTTGGGGTTCTCCAAATTCCCCACTGCAATGAAGAGATTGTTCTAgcttgtactttattttttacttttgagaaaaatactaattatacATGATAAAAGTAACAACGTACTAATAACTACAtgtttattccttttttttcccctttcctCCAAAAGTGCGTGTAGTATATGAGAAGAGGAAATTAAAATGAAGTTGGGTTACTTTGAATGTTTAGTAATATATATCTTAGTGAAGGTTTTCAATAGCGTAGAGTAGGAGGtttaaaattaagattatttttttatgtttttaaatttaagagtatatacccattttggtcctcaaaaaattttagattggACACTTTAGTcctcaactaaaattaattattcgattggtccctaacaattaactccgtcagtcacttaggtcctttaTTCCGTTAATTCTAACGAAGGACAAAATAGTCtctgacaactctaacagggACAAATGGTTCCTGATCTCCTCTGTTCGAAAACGACACTGTTCTCTCCCAATTTCTATCATATCTCACATAACACTAATAATCTAACACTGTAACTTCAAACTACACAATGCACactctataaatttaatattcacaagaaaaaaaaatcatccacGGGTTGAGTTGCTGATGTGGTTTGTAATTTTAGAAAGATTGAATACCAGAGATAGATTATGTAAGTTTAAGATTGTACCAGAAGCGGAATCCTTTTGTGTCTTATGTAAGGATAGATTGGAGATGGTACACCACTTGTTTTTTTTCATGTGATCGTATATGGAAGTTGTGGGGATCAATCTTGGTAGATTGGAGTGTGATTTGGATTTGGTCAGGAACCACCAAAGAATGCTTTGAGGTGTGGATGGATAGAAAGATAAGGAAAGATATGAAAAAAGTGTGGatggtgttattttttttttgtaatatggTGCACATGGAGATGTAGAAATAACATTATCTTTAATAATGGAGTGTTGGTATTAGAGAAGTTAAAGGAGAAAGTTATAGAATGCACAAATCGATGGTGTCAAGATCGACAATATATGAGTAATTAATGTACTTATGAGTGCAAATATCAAGTCTAAGGTAAATAAGAAGACATATGAAGTTGATTTTTAATGCATGATTTACTGATCTATGAAAAAGGCCAATAATTCTGCAGAGTAAAAGTTGGAAGGAGAATGATCATGATTTGATGTTGTATAACTGATCGGGTTCATCTTGAAGTGTCTTTGGAGGAGCTAAAATCATTATATTCTTTTGTTCCCTGTTTGCTGTTTTATActagtttttatgttttctttgtaGTTATTGCTCTGTTTTTGTTACTGTTTTTTGGAACTACGCCCACTTTGTTTGGAATTGGGTGGAGAtgtaattatctaaaaaaagaaaaaaaattctcaacttgttctcaaccaattcatactcagGAAACTAATGGATATGTCTCTCAACTAAGTTGTCGTCTTCGATGGATCACATGAATCCAGACAGCAAGTCATTTGTTAAGACTCAGGaaaagaaggaatgaagcacttggtgtctatttcaaatgagaatttgcatataatgttGAAGGAGAATCTTCTCATGATATCCTAATatccaacaatctatattgcttgCCGGAGAGTGGAGAAAAGCGTGCCCTTGGAGTAATTATggaacttggtcttgaggatgtcGTAGACGTTGTTGGGGTTGGAAGTGATGTTATCAAAGACGTGGAAGTGGATGCTTTTGGTGGGTGAAgtgcagaggaggtggatgtacCAGTCACAAAGATTTAGGAAGTGTGTGGTTCATGACATGTTGAAGTAGGTGCGACACGTGTGACAATTAAACCATGGCTTAATTTTGGAGTtaaagaggaggaaggaaaagatggaaaagaagactGTGAAAGTGAAGAAGGAGAGTATGAATGTTAGGGTTATGTGAGATATGATAAAAGTTGGGGAAGAATAATGTCGTTTTCGAATAAAGGGGtcagggatcattttgtcccttgttagagttgttagggatcattttgtcccatgttagagttttcagggaccattttgtcttCCGTTAGAGTTGACAGAGCcaaggacctaagtgactgacgaaattaattgttagggaccaatcgagtaattaattttaatttgggaACTAAAATGTCTGGTTTGAAATtttttgaggaccaaaatgggtatatactctaaatttaaatactaaaacaGATTCTGTaattttgttattgttgtaTCTGTGATACTGATTATGCaagaaataatttatttttgtctcgtaataaaataaaaatagaacagaaaaataaaaacacaatcaTGTATTCTGCTTCAATCACTTTATGTAATGTGGTATACATCTAATTTCTATTATAACTATGATAAAATTTTCACTATCTTTATCAAAGAttacaaacacaaattttctaGTTGGATTCTTCTTAATCCTATTCGGGACGAACCAAGCTTCTAATCAAGATTGTTTTGATTAGGTTTACTCTCTAAACTTTTAACATTAAGTGCTCACCGAACTTAGCAAAGAAAATCTCTCGGACTCATGATTACAAACAAAAATACATCAAAAGAGTTTTGACATAACAATGACTTTTCTCTCCAAGTTaattctctttgccttttttcttaaatgattttttcatatacttcacaaattttcttttaCCATAAGAAGAAATCAAAGAAAGATAAATTGAAAAAGCAAGATATACAATGTGCAACACcccttatttttagaaaatttaattatgaattagttatattttatcttattaaattGAGCTTATAttatagaaattattttattgaagatatttaaattaattgtttatgagaattttatatgatttaatttaaatatttgaatttggTTCAATTTTatgaacaaacaaaaaattaattgatttatctctaattttaaattagaatacctatttgaaaataatttgtaagttgatcaaataaatagtattctcaaaaataattatatttgccATTTAATTACTATACTATCCTTACCCTTTTTACCaaaccctaatcctaattcttaaaatcaaacTTATA from Arachis duranensis cultivar V14167 chromosome 4, aradu.V14167.gnm2.J7QH, whole genome shotgun sequence encodes:
- the LOC107483822 gene encoding transcription factor bHLH146-like; protein product: MEGQAAKRRRVYSIEPKKVVEEAVFTRNYMNYLVPALMKIKAGKRSSHCCEIQNVVKHEVDMAMVFSAQGFAWSNALKANLQRYQNEHSSSSGGPIITSNNNNNPSNSSSKSIKYVNKDIKGEEYEDGFINNNNNNNNNNNNNNNNNNNNSKLRCLRRLIPGGEDMCNEQMVEELESYISCLKMQVNVLQYLADKNC